A genomic stretch from Carassius auratus strain Wakin chromosome 37, ASM336829v1, whole genome shotgun sequence includes:
- the LOC113055789 gene encoding zinc finger protein 503, with product MYFITICDLFMMCFYLLDMAKTNAHKGDGTSPGAVNHSTPRCDWPAVEALISGARDRARCVRRARYKCATRNIRCAPNSPCAPSPATTFKDYSVFPLTIRLASLEILYFACIRCVSRSRGEKRGMITPPTESAVFSLADLVWDKKRDRHPFLRSLPPGDPQRQANRVPVKALKMLSARTGHILHPDYLQPIPSTPVSPIELDAKKSPLALLAQTCSQIGKSDPPSSSKLSAVASDKDGKSSPLKISDICGEDKSSFKPYGKSSEKKDTGGDKSGFRVAHASCRPLTPRSPGSCSSVSPRPGRPESGDKPGKKERDAAKTPDTPESNGETNKQDVSKPQPPASDSIPALGSGLIAPVSPYRPGHTVFPISPAGLHYPGAYPAYSQPFLSHSVTLDPSKTCGGGGSQLINAQLSGALSSKAGSSPLAGASPPSIMSSGLCRDPFCLSYHCASHLSPSGSHDSAASALKSGYTLMYPSHSLHPLSTSAPSFPGHPLYPYGFILPNESQPHLCNWVSANGPCDKRFSSSEELLSHLRTHTAFAGAEKLVSGYPSSLTMAYHVPGAPLALRTPHHTLGLGTRYHPYSKSPLPTSTAQMPVHTATGPFYSPYALYGQRLTTAPGLGYQ from the exons atgtatttcataacaatatgtgatttatttatgatgtgtttttACCTCTTAGATATGGCCAAAACAAACGCCCACAAAGGCGACGGCACCTCCCCCGGAGCTGTCAATCACTCCACGCCGCGCTGTGATTGGCCGGCGGTGGAGGCTTTAATCTCGGGTGCGCGTGATCGCGCCCGGTGTGTGAGACGAGCTCGATACAAGTGCGCAACGCGTAACATAAGATGCGCTCCGAACTCTCCTTGTGCGCCTTCCCCAGCAACAACCTTTAAGGATTATTCTGTTTTTCCTCTTACCATTCGTTTGGCCTCTCTGGAGATACTTTACTTTGCGTGCATCAGATGCGTTTCCAGATCCCGCGGAGAGAAGCGGGGCATGATCACACCGCCTACGGAGTCTGCTGTGTTTAGTTTGGCTGATCTAGTGTGGGACAAGAAGCGAGACCGTCAcccgttcctgcgctcactgccTCCCGGGGACCCGCAGCGCCAGGCGAACCGCGTGCCCGTCAAAGCGTTGAAGATGCTGAGCGCGCGCACCGGACACATCCTGCACCCGGACTATCTGCAGCCGATACCGTCCACTCCCGTCAGTCCCATCGAG ttgGATGCCAAGAAGAGTCCCCTCGCCCTCCTCGCACAAACGTGCTCCCAAATCGGGAAGTCAGATCCGCCGTCCTCATCCAAACTCTCCGCAGTCGCCTCGGACAAAGACGGCAAATCCAGCCCGCTGAAGATCAGCGACATCTGTGGCGAGGACAAATCCAGTTTCAAGCCATATGGCAAATCGTCGGAGAAAAAAGACACGGGTGGCGACAAATCCGGTTTCCGTGTTGCTCACGCCTCCTGCCGGCCGCTCACGCCTCGGAGCCCGGGCTCCTGCAGCTCCGTCTCTCCTCGACCCGGACGGCCGGAATCAGGGGATAAACCAGGGAAGAAGGAACGTGACGCAGCTAAGACGCCGGATACACCCGAGAGCAACGGCGAGACCAACAAACAGGATGTTTCCAAACCACAACCGCCCGCATCCGACAGCATCCCAGCTCTCGGATCGGGACTCATCGCTCCGGTTTCACCTTACAGACCGGGCCACACCGTGTTCCCCATCTCCCCGGCCGGACTACACTACCCCGGGGCGTACCCCGCCTACTCCCAACCCTTCCTATCCCACAGCGTGACTCTGGACCCGAGCAAAACGTGCGGCGGCGGAGGCAGCCAGTTGATTAATGCTCAGCTGTCCGGCGCTCTCAGCAGCAAGGCGGGGTCCAGTCCCCTCGCCGGAGCGTCTCCTCCATCCATCATGTCCAGCGGTCTGTGTAGAGACCCGTTCTGCTTGAGCTACCACTGCGCTAGCCATCTATCACCCAGCGGCTCTCACGACAGCGCAGCCTCGGCCTTGAAGTCCGGATACACTCTTATGTACCCCAGCCACTCCCTGCACCCGTTATCCACCTCTGCACCTTCGTTCCCGGGACACCCGTTATACCCATACGGCTTCATACTCCCGAACGAATCCCAGCCGCACCTTTGCAACTGGGTTTCTGCGAACGGTCCGTGCGACAAGCGGTTCTCGTCCTCAGAGGAGCTTCTGAGCCATTTGCGGACACACACTGCCTTCGCCGGAGCAGAGAAGCTCGTTTCGGGATATCCCAGTTCTTTAACCATGGCTTATCATGTGCCAGGAGCCCCGCTGGCACTCAGGACCCCTCACCACACGCTCGGACTCGGCACACGGTATCATCCCTACTCCAAAAGCCCGTTACCGACGAGCACGGCGCAGATGCCGGTTCACACCGCCACCGGCCCGTTTTACTCTCCGTACGCTCTTTATGGACAGAGACTGACCACTGCACCTGGACTCGGATATCAGTGA